The genomic segment TACCTGCAAGAATCTGGTCACGTTTCTGCATTAAACCCTGTCCCTGATCATTAGGATCCAGATCATTCAATAATTCAGGGATCAAGGCATCAAAATCAGCTTTATGCAAAATGGCCGGTACGCCCCGTACAATGACCTGTTCATCACCATACTGGTCAATTTCCAGGCCTAAACGAGCGAGTTGATCTTTGAGCTCGTCAACACGCATGGCTTGCATACGACTAATGCTCACCACTTTAGGAATCAGCAATTGCTGGGATATCCAGAATTCCGGTTTATCCCAAGCCATTTTCATCTGTTGCAGCAGAATACGCTCATGCGCCGCATGCATATCTACGATGATTAGGCCTTCGGTGTTTTGCGCCAGAATATAAATACCATGCAGTTGGGCGATCGCAATCCCCAAAGGATGCTCATCTACTTTACTTTGTAAATGTGACTGAAATGTATCCGATGCTGAATTATTGATTTCCGGTTCAGTTTCTCTTAACGGCGCGAGATAACTTTTCAAGGCATTATTCAGCTGCTGTGAACCCGAATATGACTTATTATAATCCTGCGCATAATGCACAGTTTGTGGACCTGATAACTCGAAATCCGTTAACACATCAGAAGCTTCTTCTTCATGCTGACGATACGGAGATGTGACTGGAATAACCGGTTGAGTGGCTACGGACTGATGCAGGCTAAACTGCTCTTGATAGCGCGGCTGAGGTGTTATCGCAACAGCTTCAGACTCAGTTTTCATCGCCTCAGCCAGATCAGCACTCGCAGTCTGAAATTGCGCCAGAGTTTCCTTGGCATAGTGACGTACAAATTCATGTACTTCACGCTGGTTCAGGAAACGAATTTCGTGTTTGGTCGGATGTACATTGACATCGATGCTTTCTGGATCGATTTCCAGAAATAGTAAATAAGCGGCATGCTGATGGCCATGCAGAATACCATCATAAGCCATACGCAAAGCGTGCGAAATGGTCTTGTCTTTAACGATCCGGCCATTCACATAGACATATTGCAGATCGGCTTGAGCCCGTGCATCCGAAGGATGTCCGAGCCAGCCTGATAAACGCATATTGATACTGTCTGCATCAATCCAGTAAGCATTTTCAGTAAACTGACGGCCAAGTAATTGTTGCACACGTTGAAAACGCAAAGCACCACTATCGGCAACCGGCAAATTCAGCTTGATGGTTTGGTTATGTTCCAATACAAAGCGAATATCGAAATGCGTTAAAGCCATACGGCGAACAATTTCTTCGATATGTCCAAATTCAGTGCCGGGCTTTTTCAGGAATTTGCGCCGCGCCGGAACATTGAAGAATAAATCCTGCACCCGGATCTGGGTACCTTTGGAGGCTGCGACCGGTTGAATCTCCTGATGATCAAAAGCCGTGCCGTTCACTTCTACCTGATAGCCAATGCCATCTTCATTCTGGCTACTGGTTAAAGTCAGACGAGACACTGCGGCAATCGAGGCCAGCGCTTCACCACGAAAGCCCAAACTGGTAATCGCATGCAGCTCTTCAGCTGTCTGAATCTTACTGGTCGCGTGACGCATTACGGCTAGTGGCAAATCTTCATAATGAATGCCTCGGCCATTATCAATGATTTCAATCAGCGTACTGCCGCCCTGTTCCACCCGGATGATCAGCTCGGTCGCACCTGCATCAATCGAGTTTTCCAGCAACTCCTTGACCACAGATGCAGGACGTTCAATCACCTCACCTGCGGCAATCTGGTTCGCCAGCGCAGGATCAAGTGCACGGATACGGCGTATGCTTAAATCATCAACCATTTGGGAATTCACGCTCCAAAGCTTGCTGTAAAGCCAGATTAGAAGAAATCAGACTCGCGGTACGGGTCAGCTCATCTTCTGATTTTAAAATTTCAATAATTAAATCGGCTTGCGGGATTTCATCGCCACCCTTAGAAGGCCATTCAAATAAAAATAGCGCATTGGGAGTTTCTAAATAATCCCGGATTCCCATCAATTCAAGTTCATAAGGGTCATTGAGACGATATAAATCAAAATGAAAGATATCCTGACCATTCACCTGATACGGCTCCACCAGCGTATAAGTCGGACTTTTTACTGAGCCTTTATGACCGAGTTGTTGTAAGTAATAACGCGTCAGCGTGGTTTTCCCCGCACCCAAGTCACCAATCAGATATATAACGCCCGAAGAAAAATTATTTGCCAGAACTTTGGCCAGATTTTGGGTGTCATCTTCATGTTTTAAAGTGACATTAAATGAATAAGGCATATTACTCACGACATGATGAAAAAGAATAATTATGATAGCATCGCAACGCTTTAAAAGCCTATTCACCTCTGTGAGAAACTGTATTTTTTCACAGCATCCGTTCCAGACCAGAGATAGATCCACGTTGTGATGACTTCGACTGTTGAATTTAGCCCACCCATGCTGAATGGAGTTACGGCAAGTAAAGTATTCCTGCAAGTGACATCAGATTCACCCAAGACAGTCTATGCTTATCTCTGTGCACAATTTCCACATATTGAGTCGAGCGAATGGCAATCCCGTTTCGATAATGGTCTGGTTTATGATGCTCAGGGCAACACCTTAAGCATCGAAAGTTCTTTTCAAGCAAATACTCATTGTTTTTATTATCGTTTTTTGGCACACGAAGTGCATGTTCCTTTTCAGCATCAGATTCTGTTTGAGAATGAACATCTGCTGGTCGTTGATAAACCGCATTTTCTGACCATGAGTCCTACTGGGCAATATGTACAGGAAACCTTGCTGGTACGCCTAAAACAGCAAACCGGAAATGAACATCTCACTCCAATTCATCGCTTAGATCGTGAAACGGCAGGTGTGGTGCTGATTTCAAAATGTGTGCAATCGCGTGGGGTTTATCAGCAAATGTTTGCGACTCGGCAAGTACAGAAAACTTATCATGCGATTGCGGCTTATCGTGATGATTTAAGTTTTCCGCTCATCACAAAGCTGAAAATGGAAAAAGGCCAGCCCTTTTATACCATGCAGGTGGTAGAAGGAGAGCCTAATAGCGAAACCGAAATTCAATTGCTGCAACATGATCAGCAATGGGGCAAATATGAGCTAAAACCGCATACAGGAAAGCAGCATCAGTTAAGGGTACATTTAAGTCATTTGGGGATTCCGATCCAGAATGATCCTTTTTATCCGCAGGTTTCCCATAAGGCGGATGATGATTTTTCTGCACCGTTACAGCTACTAGCCAAACACATTCAGTTTAGGGATCCCGTTACCCAAAAGCAGATGCAATTTAGCTCTGAACTTGAATTGACACTGTAAATCTCTTGTCATTACAGATTATTTTCTAAAAACGGCAACTTGAGGATTGAAATCCCGAAGTTATCGATTAGAATAAGGCGAAAAGTTAAGTAATTTAAAGCTTTGAAAATATTATGAGAAAAACTGAAGTTTATCAAATTCGCCTGGATTCCCAAGAAAAGAAACAGGCATTTGCAGTATTTAAACAATTGGGGATTACGCCGGCTCAGGCAGTTCGTCTTTTTTTTAAACAGGTGGTTCTGACCAAATCAATCCCCTTCTCGATTGAAAATCAGAATATTAATCTGGAACAGCTGATCAAGTTACGCAAGCAGAAACAGAATGAAATTAAGGC from the Acinetobacter sp. YWS30-1 genome contains:
- a CDS encoding type II toxin-antitoxin system RelB/DinJ family antitoxin, yielding MRKTEVYQIRLDSQEKKQAFAVFKQLGITPAQAVRLFFKQVVLTKSIPFSIENQNINLEQLIKLRKQKQNEIKAEQSSSPSATAIPADHQEMNLDDDHFDLFEELNAILGESDKI
- the mutL gene encoding DNA mismatch repair endonuclease MutL encodes the protein MVDDLSIRRIRALDPALANQIAAGEVIERPASVVKELLENSIDAGATELIIRVEQGGSTLIEIIDNGRGIHYEDLPLAVMRHATSKIQTAEELHAITSLGFRGEALASIAAVSRLTLTSSQNEDGIGYQVEVNGTAFDHQEIQPVAASKGTQIRVQDLFFNVPARRKFLKKPGTEFGHIEEIVRRMALTHFDIRFVLEHNQTIKLNLPVADSGALRFQRVQQLLGRQFTENAYWIDADSINMRLSGWLGHPSDARAQADLQYVYVNGRIVKDKTISHALRMAYDGILHGHQHAAYLLFLEIDPESIDVNVHPTKHEIRFLNQREVHEFVRHYAKETLAQFQTASADLAEAMKTESEAVAITPQPRYQEQFSLHQSVATQPVIPVTSPYRQHEEEASDVLTDFELSGPQTVHYAQDYNKSYSGSQQLNNALKSYLAPLRETEPEINNSASDTFQSHLQSKVDEHPLGIAIAQLHGIYILAQNTEGLIIVDMHAAHERILLQQMKMAWDKPEFWISQQLLIPKVVSISRMQAMRVDELKDQLARLGLEIDQYGDEQVIVRGVPAILHKADFDALIPELLNDLDPNDQGQGLMQKRDQILAGMACHGAVRAHRMLSLSEMNALLRQMEQTEFASQCNHGRPTWRAFPLSQLDKLFARGE
- the tsaE gene encoding tRNA (adenosine(37)-N6)-threonylcarbamoyltransferase complex ATPase subunit type 1 TsaE, which gives rise to MPYSFNVTLKHEDDTQNLAKVLANNFSSGVIYLIGDLGAGKTTLTRYYLQQLGHKGSVKSPTYTLVEPYQVNGQDIFHFDLYRLNDPYELELMGIRDYLETPNALFLFEWPSKGGDEIPQADLIIEILKSEDELTRTASLISSNLALQQALEREFPNG
- a CDS encoding pseudouridine synthase — protein: MTSTVEFSPPMLNGVTASKVFLQVTSDSPKTVYAYLCAQFPHIESSEWQSRFDNGLVYDAQGNTLSIESSFQANTHCFYYRFLAHEVHVPFQHQILFENEHLLVVDKPHFLTMSPTGQYVQETLLVRLKQQTGNEHLTPIHRLDRETAGVVLISKCVQSRGVYQQMFATRQVQKTYHAIAAYRDDLSFPLITKLKMEKGQPFYTMQVVEGEPNSETEIQLLQHDQQWGKYELKPHTGKQHQLRVHLSHLGIPIQNDPFYPQVSHKADDDFSAPLQLLAKHIQFRDPVTQKQMQFSSELELTL